A genomic region of Desulfomonilaceae bacterium contains the following coding sequences:
- a CDS encoding PAS domain S-box protein, producing MQDQYKTKKQLIDELNEMRLEVAEYKASSTIQLDIPERNQTEHELRENELCSRSLFERHQAVMLLIEPNSGAIIDANAAAAKYYGYSRDALRKMGIQDINCLPPDEILDERRRAKLEERNHFVFPHRLASGETRTVEVHSSPIDIQGRTLLFSIVHDITDRKRAEDGLRDSEQKYRAVVDGANEGILVAQDGKIRFVNPRAREMVGFEVAELLDRPFTEFIHPDDRDLVLQRHYRRLKGEEFESRYSLRLIVKDGTERSFDIDSRLISWGGEPASVVFLTDITEQIRMEYELKNSEELYQSLVENSFDGVFLQKGPKIAFANSRLYEMLGYSKDELVGMDHWAVYHRDDREIIPRRSLARMRKEQVPTRYEARLVRKDGTSFHAEISAREVTVKGMPGLQVWVRDITKQRQSENAQRRLAAAVEQSAESIIVTDTDGNIEYVNPAFESITGYTRDEAIGRTPGFLSSGTHDQKFYKDLRDVIARGDVWRGEFVNRRKDGTLYQEDCVISPVRDSLGKPVNFVSIGRDKTLEIELRKQLFWAQKMEAIGTLTGGIAHDFNNLLQVVLGYSDLMLQRKKGDETDYTQLLHIHEAGKRGVDLIQRLLTFSRKIEPNLRPVNLNQQVIEIEGLLSRTIPRNIKIDLHLGADLELIRADPSQIGQIIMNLGVNARDAMPDGGTLSVITANDQLDQDFCRRHLGAKPGRYVSLTVSDTGYGMDQETQLHIFEPFFTTKEEGKGTGLGLATVYGIVKLHTGYIICYSEPEHGTTFRIFFPAISGEREPQTKVEETLIRGGSETILLIDDDTSVRDWSTEILSSVGYEVLTATNGKEALEIYQREIARISLVILDLIMPEMGGKQFLTEILGVNPKAKMLLVSGFPADKQAHSTLTVGEKAFLQKPFSVKQLLSEVRKILDED from the coding sequence ATGCAAGACCAATACAAAACCAAGAAACAGCTAATTGACGAATTGAATGAAATGCGGCTTGAGGTGGCTGAATATAAAGCTTCCAGCACTATTCAACTGGACATTCCGGAACGCAACCAGACGGAACATGAGTTACGTGAGAATGAGCTGTGCTCCCGCTCTCTATTTGAACGACATCAAGCCGTCATGCTGTTGATCGAACCCAACTCAGGGGCTATTATCGATGCCAACGCAGCAGCAGCTAAATACTATGGATATTCCCGTGACGCCCTCAGAAAAATGGGAATCCAGGACATTAATTGTCTGCCTCCAGACGAGATTCTGGACGAAAGGCGTCGCGCCAAACTGGAAGAGCGAAACCATTTTGTCTTTCCGCATAGACTAGCCAGTGGAGAAACTCGAACAGTAGAAGTGCATTCATCACCCATAGACATTCAAGGGCGAACATTATTGTTTTCCATAGTCCATGACATCACCGATCGCAAGCGAGCGGAAGATGGGCTAAGAGATTCAGAGCAAAAATATCGTGCTGTTGTGGATGGAGCAAATGAGGGGATTCTCGTTGCCCAGGATGGAAAGATTCGCTTTGTTAACCCAAGGGCACGTGAAATGGTTGGTTTTGAAGTGGCCGAATTGCTTGATAGGCCTTTCACTGAGTTCATACATCCAGATGACAGGGATCTGGTGCTTCAGCGCCATTACCGGAGACTCAAAGGCGAGGAATTCGAGAGCCGTTATTCATTGAGGTTGATTGTAAAAGATGGAACGGAAAGAAGTTTTGATATCGATTCAAGACTAATTTCATGGGGTGGTGAACCGGCAAGCGTGGTTTTCCTTACTGATATTACCGAGCAAATACGAATGGAATATGAGCTTAAGAATAGCGAGGAACTCTATCAGTCTCTGGTAGAAAACAGTTTTGATGGAGTATTTCTTCAAAAAGGGCCGAAGATCGCATTCGCCAATTCGCGGCTTTATGAGATGCTTGGTTATTCGAAAGATGAGTTGGTAGGTATGGACCACTGGGCGGTTTATCATCGAGACGACCGAGAAATTATTCCCAGACGGTCGTTGGCAAGGATGAGAAAAGAACAAGTTCCTACTAGATACGAGGCCAGGTTGGTGCGAAAAGACGGAACATCGTTCCACGCAGAAATCAGCGCTCGTGAAGTGACAGTGAAAGGTATGCCTGGACTGCAAGTTTGGGTAAGAGATATTACGAAGCAAAGGCAATCCGAGAACGCACAAAGGCGGCTGGCCGCCGCTGTAGAACAATCGGCTGAAAGCATAATTGTGACTGATACTGACGGAAATATAGAATACGTAAACCCTGCCTTCGAGAGCATAACAGGGTACACACGAGACGAAGCAATCGGGAGAACACCTGGGTTCTTGAGTAGTGGTACCCATGACCAGAAATTCTACAAGGATCTTAGGGATGTCATTGCACGTGGAGACGTATGGAGAGGTGAATTCGTAAACAGGAGAAAAGATGGAACGCTTTATCAGGAAGACTGTGTAATATCACCCGTTCGGGATTCTTTAGGCAAACCAGTAAATTTTGTTTCCATAGGACGAGACAAAACTCTAGAAATCGAACTTCGAAAGCAGCTTTTCTGGGCACAAAAAATGGAAGCGATTGGAACCCTTACCGGGGGCATTGCCCACGATTTCAACAATCTCCTACAGGTAGTATTGGGATATTCCGACCTCATGCTCCAGAGAAAAAAGGGAGATGAAACTGACTATACCCAATTACTCCATATACATGAAGCTGGCAAACGCGGAGTAGACCTTATCCAGCGCTTGCTGACCTTCAGTAGAAAAATTGAGCCCAATCTCCGTCCTGTGAACTTGAACCAACAGGTAATTGAAATCGAGGGCCTTCTATCTCGAACTATACCCAGAAATATCAAAATTGACCTACACCTAGGCGCTGACTTGGAATTAATTAGAGCTGATCCGTCCCAGATTGGGCAAATTATAATGAATCTTGGGGTGAACGCCAGAGACGCAATGCCGGATGGTGGGACATTGTCTGTCATAACTGCAAACGATCAGTTGGACCAGGATTTCTGCCGGAGACATCTTGGAGCCAAACCTGGGCGCTACGTATCCCTCACCGTTTCAGACACTGGTTATGGTATGGATCAGGAAACGCAACTTCACATTTTTGAACCATTCTTTACTACCAAGGAAGAGGGAAAGGGGACTGGTTTGGGGCTTGCTACGGTTTACGGAATCGTTAAGCTCCATACAGGTTACATAATTTGTTACAGTGAACCTGAACATGGGACTACCTTTAGAATCTTTTTTCCTGCAATCTCAGGCGAAAGGGAACCCCAAACCAAAGTCGAAGAGACGCTCATTCGGGGCGGGTCCGAGACAATTCTCCTTATTGATGACGACACCTCTGTAAGAGATTGGAGTACCGAAATTCTAAGTAGCGTTGGCTACGAAGTCCTCACTGCAACTAATGGAAAAGAGGCCTTGGAGATATATCAAAGAGAAATAGCGAGAATCTCCCTGGTGATTCTGGACCTAATAATGCCGGAAATGGGTGGCAAGCAATTTCTGACGGAAATTCTAGGGGTCAACCCCAAAGCGAAGATGCTATTGGTCAGTGGTTTTCCCGCGGATAAACAGGCTCACTCTACGTTGACAGTGGGAGAGAAGGCGTTTTTACAAAAACCTTTTAGTGTGAAGCAACTTTTAAGTGAGGTTCGCAAAATTTTGGATGAGGATTGA
- a CDS encoding TIGR03067 domain-containing protein, which yields MRTNTKLLAVGLLVFCSVVSPFVSAVFAENVDTELNKFQGTWVLISGEMDGKKIADEDVSKNKIIYQGNQGQLTSPHQSKETILFDIVKIDPTKNPKEFTLIRKNGPSAGKTIRAIYEFDGNDQFKFAFDPTGATTPKEFATKVGSGYLLHIWKRLKP from the coding sequence ATGCGCACGAACACTAAATTGCTTGCCGTTGGACTCCTGGTTTTTTGCTCCGTTGTGTCTCCATTTGTCTCTGCGGTCTTTGCAGAAAATGTCGACACGGAACTCAACAAATTTCAAGGAACGTGGGTTTTGATTTCTGGAGAAATGGATGGAAAGAAGATTGCAGATGAGGACGTTAGTAAGAACAAAATAATCTATCAAGGGAACCAGGGTCAGCTCACGTCTCCCCACCAGAGTAAGGAAACGATTTTATTTGATATCGTAAAAATAGACCCCACGAAAAACCCAAAAGAATTTACCCTGATCCGCAAGAACGGGCCAAGCGCGGGTAAGACAATAAGAGCGATTTACGAGTTCGACGGTAATGACCAGTTCAAATTTGCCTTCGACCCTACCGGAGCTACAACACCCAAAGAGTTCGCTACCAAAGTGGGGTCCGGGTACCTTCTACACATATGGAAACGGCTGAAGCCATAG